A region of uncultured Carboxylicivirga sp. DNA encodes the following proteins:
- a CDS encoding DNA-binding protein gives MSTATITFNQLRRIKDSLPDGSIKTIAEELHLDVETVRNYFGGANYDRGRSVGIHIEQGPDGGIVELDDTTILEMARDIISHQDKMAES, from the coding sequence ATGAGTACAGCGACAATAACATTTAATCAGCTCAGGAGAATCAAAGACAGTCTGCCTGACGGAAGTATCAAGACTATTGCAGAAGAACTGCACCTCGACGTAGAGACTGTAAGAAATTACTTTGGCGGTGCCAACTACGATCGAGGGAGAAGCGTAGGAATTCATATCGAACAAGGACCTGACGGTGGAATTGTGGAACTGGATGATACTACAATATTAGAAATGGCCCGCGACATTATTAGTCATCAAGATAAAATGGCTGAAAGTTAG